A window of Lonchura striata isolate bLonStr1 chromosome 2, bLonStr1.mat, whole genome shotgun sequence genomic DNA:
TGAGACTCTGGGAAACACCTCTtgttttgtttgagtttttatttaaatattttaatttttttttttaatgacttcaTTTCCTTGTGACAGATGCAAAAGGATTTCCTCCGGAGCAGGAAAAACCTTTCTTTTACTTTGTTTGGCATCATCTGCTCCTTGCATGAATGGTGTGACTCCACTGCTGAGGTTGGTCCCTTTCCAgtttgggatggagctgggatctcCAAGGGAAGGGGTGATGCTGGGCATTCCGTAAAATAACTTTCTGGGGGATGATTCAGGACTGCTGCTGTAGGGATATTTGGGCAGATACCTTGGAGCACCCCGGAAGGGAGAAAAAGTGTCCCCAAATTACTTCTCCAGTGGGACTTTCCCTGGATGATAACCCTGGTGTTTCCCCTTGGGCAGGTCTCCCCGGGTGATGAAGAGGAGTGGGATGCACTGGTGGCTTGTCACCATTCTGGGGGTGAGTATGGCCTCGTCTgtcccatctcatcccatccctcTGCCTCTCCTATGCTTCAGCACTATACAGGCCATAGGGATGGGTTTGCATCCGTCACGGTGCATCCAGCGAGTTCACATCCCTCACCCCGCGGGAGAAGGCCGTCTCCTGGCCGGGGACAAGCGAGAGGGTGGCATGTGCCACCGGAGCCCCAGCGCTGCCGGCAGGGCAGCGGGGGAGCCGCAGCCGGCGGCCCTGAGCGCTCCGATCCTGCCGCAGGTGCTGAGCGGACCCACCCAGGGCGCCGGGAGCTGCAGCGGCCCGGAGCAGGGCGCAGCGGGGTGCCCGCCCGGAGAGGAGCCCGCCGGGGTAAGCCGAGCCCAGCGGGGCGAGCCGGGCCCGGGGAGGCTGCGGGAGCCGCGCACGGCtcacccccctgtccccacggCAGGATGCAGCGGGGACGTGCCGGGCGTGTCCCCCCGGCACCTTCTCGCTGGGGGCCGCGTCCTGCGCCGCTCACACGCAGTGCCGGGCCGGGAACAGGGTCCTGCTGGCCGCGGGGACGGCGGCGAGCGACAGCCGCTGCGGAGCCTGCCTGCCGGGGTGAGCCCAGCCGGGGACGccgagccccagccctgccctgcctcggGGGCCGTGTCCTGACCCTCCCCTCCCGCCCCGCAGGTTTCACAgccccggaggggacagggagCCCCGGGGCCGGTGCCTGCCCTGCGCCGCTGCTCCCCGCGGCACCCCggggtgcccaggtgggtgCTGGAGCCGGAGGTGTTAACCCAGGGCCGGGGGAGATGCAGGAGCTTGTGCCGGCCCTCGGCCCGGGGACGTCACGGGGTGTGTGGCCCTTGGGATGTCCTGGTGGGATGTGACAGCTGAGGACACCTCTGCTCACGACACAAGCGGCTTCTGCTtccctggatccagccctgctgcGGGGCTCCTGGGGAAACGGGGTTTAATCCCGACAAAGCCCCTCCCTGAGGCTGACCTGTGCCTCCCTGCAGGACGGCGGCGAGCCCGCAGCCCCGAAATGCCGGGCTGGGCACCGGGAACCAACGGGACACgtgtgaccctgttgggtgaggaagaggaggaggcagcagcagcacaggcaggcgTACTGACCATCGTCCCGGTCTTCTGTGCCATGGGATTGTTGGGAATCCTGGTCTGCAACCTGCTGAAGAAGAAGGGTTATCACTGCACCACCAGCAAGGAGCCCCAGATCAGCAGCACCGGTGAGCCCTGGTTGTGCCATGACACCTTTGGTGATCCCACATCCATTGCTCAGCTCATTCCTGTAGTTTCTGGTTCTCCTTGTCCCAGGGCATCCTGGGTTGCTTCATCCCCCATCACCAAGTTTTCCCTGACTTGCTGATTTCTTTCCAGGTGCCAGCTCCATCTACCAGCTGGAGGATGCTAACGAGGATACCATCGGGGTTCTGGTGCGGCTGATCACCGAGAAAAAAGGTCGGGGGGGTCCCCAGgaagggggaggagggggatgaCCTGGGCCAGAGCCCTGTGACCCCCAGCCCCTTGGTGTCCTTCCGCACACAGAAAATGCAGCGgcgctggaggagctgctgaaggagcaccagaggcagcagctgatgCCACCGAGCTGTGCCCCCCTCAATAAGTAAAGAGTCCCCTAAGGCTGTACTGAGGGCTCCTCATGGTGGGACCACCCCCATGCTGACGgcatttcccccctccccaggctgcaccttctgcctcagtttccccccacctgccaccaccagcagcacctgcacacGGTGCAGGGACCGGCCCCATGTGCCCGCTGCAGCCAGAAGTGGCCCGAGGTGCTGCCATCACTCAGTGCCACCAAAGTCCCCAAGCCCGGGGCTCATCCCAGTGAGGTGACCATCCTCTCTATTGGCAGGTAAGCAGGGACAGCCCCCCCGTGTGTGTCCCCTCTGCAAGCGGGGGGACAGGCTGATGTGCTGCTCTCCAACAGGTTTCGGGTGTCCCGGATCCCTGAGGTGAGGAGCGAGGCAGGGGGGGAGCCCCTCCGTGGTCCCCTCCCCGCCGGCAGCGGGATGTGACCCCATGATGGAGCAGCACCAAGGGCCCCCACGAGGTGAGAGGGTGGTGGGGAGCCCTGGGGTCCTCCCCAGACAGAGGGGTTGTGAAGGCTGGGAAATGGAGCATTAACGCCATAGGGACACGGTGTGGGGACAGCGAGGCAGGAGGGAGGGGTGTCCCTCGCTGCAGGGCGCTGGCAGGGCCGGGCACTGGGTGGCacggccaggggctgctgcgTGACTCATAGGCAGCTGCACGGGCTCACGTGCCCTCACTcacgtccccgtgtcccctccaccagcagcactgctgctgtgaccagccagctctgggcccctcCCCacaaggacatggaggggctggagcatggccagggaagggaatggagctgggatggggctggagccccaggcgaggctgagggagctgggaaggggctcagcccaaagaaaaggaggcttcggggggaccttgtggctctgttcccaggaacaggaacaggacaaggggaaacagCCTCAACAAACCGTGCCACGGAGGTCTGGGTTGGGTAGTGACAGCCATGGATGGGTGACACCGAGTGCCTCCTGCCACCCTGGGTGATGCAAAGGGGCCAATCCAGGCTCACCTGTGGTCCATCCCTTGTCCTCCACAGCAGGCACCTGGCCTGGGGGCTGCCTCAGGGGTCAGTGACACCCAGAAAGGCCCTGTGGAGGACACTGGGCATTGTGTGAAAGCCAGTCCCACTTAGAGCTGCGAAGTGCTGGAGGTGTCAGCTCAgcttctgcacctgccaccaaGGTGTCcaagagcagcacagcaaaccCAGCGTTTCGCTTAGCTGGTGAGGAGGAttctgtctctgagg
This region includes:
- the RELT gene encoding tumor necrosis factor receptor superfamily member 19L isoform X2; this encodes MQKDFLRSRKNLSFTLFGIICSLHEWCDSTAEVSPGDEEEWDALVACHHSGGAERTHPGRRELQRPGAGRSGVPARRGARRGRRRARSPEMPGWAPGTNGTRVTLLGEEEEEAAAAQAGVLTIVPVFCAMGLLGILVCNLLKKKGYHCTTSKEPQISSTGASSIYQLEDANEDTIGVLVRLITEKKENAAALEELLKEHQRQQLMPPSCAPLNKLHLLPQFPPTCHHQQHLHTVQGPAPCARCSQKWPEVLPSLSATKVPKPGAHPSEVTILSIGRFRVSRIPEVRSEAGGEPLRGPLPAGSGM
- the RELT gene encoding tumor necrosis factor receptor superfamily member 19L isoform X3, whose product is MRAAGFPCRRQDFHVEAGSGFGSPRVMKRSGMHWWLVTILGVLSGPTQGAGSCSGPEQGAAGCPPGEEPAGDAAGTCRACPPGTFSLGAASCAAHTQCRAGNRVLLAAGTAASDSRCGACLPGFHSPGGDREPRGRCLPCAAAPRGTPGCPGRRRARSPEMPGWAPGTNGTRVTLLGEEEEEAAAAQAGVLTIVPVFCAMGLLGILVCNLLKKKGYHCTTSKEPQISSTGASSIYQLEDANEDTIGVLVRLITEKKENAAALEELLKEHQRQQLMPPSCAPLNKLHLLPQFPPTCHHQQHLHTVQGPAPCARCSQKWPEVLPSLSATKVPKPGAHPSEVTILSIGRFRVSRIPEVRSEAGGEPLRGPLPAGSGM
- the RELT gene encoding tumor necrosis factor receptor superfamily member 19L isoform X1, giving the protein MNGVTPLLRSPRVMKRSGMHWWLVTILGVLSGPTQGAGSCSGPEQGAAGCPPGEEPAGDAAGTCRACPPGTFSLGAASCAAHTQCRAGNRVLLAAGTAASDSRCGACLPGFHSPGGDREPRGRCLPCAAAPRGTPGCPGRRRARSPEMPGWAPGTNGTRVTLLGEEEEEAAAAQAGVLTIVPVFCAMGLLGILVCNLLKKKGYHCTTSKEPQISSTGASSIYQLEDANEDTIGVLVRLITEKKENAAALEELLKEHQRQQLMPPSCAPLNKLHLLPQFPPTCHHQQHLHTVQGPAPCARCSQKWPEVLPSLSATKVPKPGAHPSEVTILSIGRFRVSRIPEVRSEAGGEPLRGPLPAGSGM